Proteins encoded within one genomic window of Citricoccus muralis:
- the atpA gene encoding F0F1 ATP synthase subunit alpha, with translation MADLTINADDVRNALNDFAASYEPSGTERVEVGYVVSAADGIARVEGLPSVMANELLTFANGVFGLAQNLDPREIGVVVLGEFQGIEEGMEVRRTGEVLSVPVGDGFMGRVVDPLGAPLDNLGPIEAEGRRALELQAPGVTQRKSVEEPLQTGMKAIDAMIPIGRGQRQLIIGDRQTGKTAIAVDTILNQKANWESGDASKQVRCVYVAVGQKASTIASVRSTLEEHGALEYTTIVASPASDPAGFKYLAPYAGSAIGQHWMYGGKHVLIIFDDLSKQAEAYRAVSLLLRRPPGREAYPGDVFYLHSRLLERCAKLSDDLGGGSMTGLPIIETKANDVSAYIPTNVISITDGQIFLQSDLFNANQRPAVDVGISVSRVGGAAQVKAMKKVSGTLKLDLAQYRDMQAFSMFASDLDPATRRQLARGERLMELLKQPQYTPYPVEEQVVSIWAGSKGHLDDVPVSDVLRFERDFLDHLRRKDIVLASIADTGKLEDSTLEALENEISSFKKNFLAEGDDHLVHAGHEEHDALEAENVTQEKIVKQKR, from the coding sequence ATGGCCGACTTGACCATCAACGCTGATGATGTCCGCAATGCCTTGAACGACTTCGCGGCGTCGTACGAACCCTCCGGCACCGAGCGTGTCGAGGTCGGCTACGTCGTCTCCGCAGCAGACGGTATCGCCCGTGTCGAGGGTTTGCCCTCGGTCATGGCCAACGAGCTGCTGACGTTCGCGAACGGCGTGTTCGGGCTTGCTCAGAACCTCGACCCCCGTGAAATCGGCGTCGTGGTTCTGGGTGAATTCCAGGGCATCGAAGAAGGAATGGAAGTACGCCGCACCGGAGAGGTTCTTTCCGTGCCGGTGGGCGACGGATTCATGGGTCGCGTGGTCGACCCTCTGGGTGCGCCGCTGGACAACCTTGGCCCCATCGAAGCCGAAGGACGTCGCGCACTGGAGCTGCAGGCTCCCGGCGTGACCCAGCGCAAGTCGGTTGAAGAGCCGCTGCAGACCGGGATGAAGGCTATCGACGCCATGATTCCGATCGGTCGCGGACAGCGCCAGCTGATCATTGGTGACCGTCAGACCGGTAAGACTGCCATCGCTGTCGACACCATCCTGAACCAGAAGGCCAACTGGGAGTCTGGCGATGCTTCCAAGCAGGTTCGCTGCGTGTACGTCGCTGTGGGCCAGAAGGCTTCCACCATCGCCTCGGTGCGTTCCACCCTTGAAGAGCACGGCGCCCTGGAGTACACCACCATTGTGGCTTCGCCCGCGTCCGACCCGGCCGGCTTCAAGTACTTGGCGCCCTACGCAGGCTCGGCCATCGGCCAGCACTGGATGTACGGCGGCAAGCACGTTCTGATCATCTTCGACGACCTGTCCAAGCAGGCAGAGGCTTACCGTGCGGTCTCGCTGCTTCTGCGTCGTCCTCCGGGCCGCGAGGCATACCCCGGCGACGTGTTCTACTTGCACTCCCGGTTGCTCGAGCGTTGCGCGAAGCTCTCCGATGACCTCGGCGGCGGTTCGATGACCGGTCTGCCGATCATCGAGACCAAGGCCAATGACGTATCCGCCTATATTCCGACCAACGTCATCTCCATTACGGACGGTCAGATCTTCCTGCAGTCCGACCTCTTCAACGCCAACCAGCGTCCCGCTGTGGACGTGGGTATCTCCGTGTCCCGCGTGGGTGGTGCTGCACAGGTGAAGGCCATGAAGAAGGTCTCCGGTACGTTGAAGCTGGACCTGGCTCAGTACCGCGACATGCAGGCGTTCTCCATGTTCGCCTCCGACCTGGATCCGGCGACCCGTCGTCAGCTGGCTCGGGGTGAACGTCTGATGGAGCTGCTGAAGCAGCCCCAGTACACTCCGTACCCCGTTGAGGAGCAGGTCGTGTCGATCTGGGCTGGTTCGAAGGGCCACCTTGACGATGTGCCGGTCTCGGATGTTCTGCGCTTCGAGCGCGACTTCCTGGATCACCTGCGTCGCAAGGACATCGTGCTGGCGTCGATCGCCGATACCGGCAAGCTGGAAGATTCGACTCTGGAAGCCCTCGAGAACGAGATCTCGTCCTTCAAGAAGAATTTCCTGGCCGAAGGCGATGATCACCTGGTGCATGCAGGCCACGAAGAGCACGATGCTCTTGAGGCCGAGAATGTCACCCAGGAGAAGATCGTCAAGCAGAAGCGCTGA
- a CDS encoding F0F1 ATP synthase subunit gamma, translating to MGAADIRVYRQKINSTTSMQKIFKAMELIATSRITKARARVSASLPYANAITRAVSAVSSQQDIEHVLTSEVENPRRSAVLIMSSDRGMAGAYSANILRHAEGLLEKLREEGKEPEVYLMGRKAQSYFDFRNREYKQVWTGNTDNPEFQVAREVGETLVDAFLKDTDEGGVDEIHVVFTEFRSLVTQVPAVVRLLPLEVVEEEVTETTELLPLYQYEPDPDQVLDALLPKYIESRIFSAMLQAAASELANRQRAMKSAGDNASDLIKEYTLLMNNARQASITQELTELIAGADALSAS from the coding sequence ATGGGAGCAGCCGATATTCGGGTGTATCGCCAGAAGATCAATTCGACCACGTCGATGCAGAAGATCTTCAAGGCGATGGAGCTCATCGCGACGTCTCGAATCACCAAGGCTCGTGCCCGCGTGAGCGCGTCGTTGCCCTACGCTAACGCGATTACGCGTGCCGTCTCGGCCGTGTCATCGCAGCAGGACATCGAGCATGTCCTCACCTCCGAGGTGGAGAACCCGCGTCGGTCGGCCGTACTGATCATGTCTTCGGACCGTGGCATGGCCGGCGCGTACTCGGCCAATATTCTCCGTCACGCCGAAGGGCTGCTGGAGAAGCTGCGCGAAGAGGGCAAAGAGCCTGAGGTCTACTTGATGGGCCGCAAGGCACAGAGCTACTTCGACTTCCGGAACCGGGAGTACAAGCAGGTCTGGACCGGTAACACGGACAACCCGGAATTCCAGGTGGCCCGCGAAGTCGGCGAGACGTTGGTCGACGCCTTCCTCAAGGACACCGATGAGGGCGGAGTCGATGAGATCCACGTGGTCTTCACCGAATTCCGTTCGCTGGTCACGCAGGTGCCTGCCGTCGTCCGTCTACTTCCATTGGAGGTAGTCGAGGAGGAAGTCACCGAGACGACCGAGCTGCTTCCGCTCTACCAGTACGAGCCGGATCCCGACCAGGTGCTGGATGCGCTGCTGCCGAAGTACATCGAGTCGCGCATCTTCTCGGCCATGCTGCAGGCAGCCGCATCGGAGTTGGCCAACCGTCAGCGGGCAATGAAGTCTGCCGGCGACAACGCCTCCGATCTGATCAAGGAATACACGCTGCTGATGAACAACGCTCGTCAGGCATCCATCACCCAGGAGCTCACCGAGCTCATCGCGGGTGCGGATGCTTTGAGCGCGTCCTGA
- the atpD gene encoding F0F1 ATP synthase subunit beta, which yields MTATINESGTGSATGAVGRIARVTGPVIDAEFPSDAMPEIYNALTAELSVNGETRTITFETAQHLGDNLVRAISLQSTDGLVRGAAVTDSGAPISVPVGDVVKGHIFNVLGEALDVETSSLEVNERWPIHRPAPNFADLEGSTEMLETGIKVIDLLTPYIQGGKIGLFGGAGVGKTVLIQEMITRVARNFGGTSVFAGVGERTREGNDLWVEMEEANVLKDTALVFGQMDEPPGTRLRVALTGLTMAEYFRDVQKQDVLLFIDNIFRFSQAGSEVSTLLGRMPSAVGYQPNLADEMGVLQERITSTRGHSITSMQAVYVPADDYTDPAPANVFAHLDATTNLTRSLASRGLYPAVDPLASTSRILDPQYVGQEHYDTAIRVKQILQKNKELQDIIAILGVDELSEEDKIVVSRARRIEQFLSQNTYTAKQFTGVEGSTVPIKDTVEGFKAICDGDLDHVAEQAFYNVGGLDDVEREWARIQKES from the coding sequence ATGACTGCCACCATTAACGAATCCGGCACCGGTTCCGCCACCGGCGCTGTGGGGCGTATTGCCCGCGTGACTGGTCCGGTGATTGACGCTGAATTCCCCAGCGACGCCATGCCGGAGATCTATAACGCTCTGACCGCTGAACTTTCCGTCAACGGTGAGACCCGCACCATCACCTTCGAGACTGCACAGCACCTGGGTGACAACCTGGTTCGCGCTATCTCGCTGCAGTCCACCGACGGCCTGGTCCGCGGTGCTGCTGTGACCGACTCTGGCGCTCCGATTTCGGTTCCCGTCGGCGATGTCGTCAAGGGCCACATCTTCAACGTGCTGGGCGAGGCCCTGGACGTTGAGACCTCCTCGCTGGAAGTCAACGAGCGTTGGCCTATTCACCGCCCGGCTCCGAACTTCGCTGACCTCGAAGGCTCGACCGAGATGCTGGAGACCGGCATCAAGGTGATCGACCTGCTGACGCCCTACATCCAGGGCGGAAAGATCGGCCTCTTCGGTGGTGCCGGTGTGGGCAAGACCGTGCTCATCCAGGAAATGATCACCCGTGTGGCCCGTAACTTCGGTGGTACTTCAGTCTTCGCCGGTGTCGGCGAGCGGACCCGTGAGGGTAACGACCTCTGGGTCGAGATGGAAGAAGCCAACGTGCTCAAGGACACCGCCCTGGTGTTCGGCCAGATGGATGAGCCGCCGGGCACCCGTCTGCGCGTGGCCCTGACCGGTCTGACTATGGCGGAGTACTTCCGTGATGTGCAGAAGCAGGACGTGCTGTTGTTCATCGACAACATCTTCCGCTTCTCACAGGCTGGTTCCGAGGTATCGACCCTGCTGGGCCGCATGCCGTCTGCAGTGGGTTACCAGCCGAACCTCGCCGACGAGATGGGCGTTCTTCAGGAGCGCATCACCTCGACTCGTGGTCACTCCATCACCTCGATGCAGGCCGTGTACGTCCCCGCGGACGACTACACCGACCCGGCTCCGGCTAACGTGTTCGCCCACCTCGACGCCACCACGAACCTGACCCGTTCGCTGGCCTCCCGTGGTCTGTACCCGGCTGTGGATCCGCTGGCTTCGACCTCGCGCATCCTCGACCCGCAGTATGTGGGCCAGGAGCACTACGACACTGCCATTCGCGTGAAGCAGATCCTCCAGAAGAACAAGGAACTGCAGGACATCATCGCGATCCTTGGCGTCGACGAGCTCTCCGAGGAAGACAAGATCGTCGTCTCCCGCGCACGTCGCATCGAGCAGTTCCTGTCGCAGAACACCTACACCGCCAAGCAGTTCACTGGCGTTGAAGGTTCCACCGTGCCGATCAAGGACACCGTTGAGGGCTTCAAGGCCATTTGCGATGGTGACCTGGATCACGTCGCGGAGCAGGCGTTTTACAACGTCGGCGGCCTGGACGATGTTGAGCGCGAGTGGGCACGCATCCAGAAGGAATCCTGA
- a CDS encoding F0F1 ATP synthase subunit epsilon, giving the protein MAANELEVEIVAEDRFVWSGPARSVSARTIEGEIGILPGHTPLLAVLGDGEVVVESGDGTAVTVRAEGGFFSVDNNRVVIAAGAATLEGEASHGSVA; this is encoded by the coding sequence ATGGCTGCCAACGAACTCGAAGTAGAGATCGTCGCTGAGGACCGTTTCGTATGGTCTGGCCCGGCTCGATCCGTTTCGGCACGCACCATCGAAGGTGAGATTGGGATTCTTCCTGGTCACACCCCGTTGCTCGCCGTTCTCGGCGACGGTGAAGTCGTGGTCGAGTCCGGAGACGGAACGGCCGTAACCGTTCGCGCCGAAGGCGGGTTCTTCTCCGTGGACAATAACCGCGTGGTGATTGCTGCCGGTGCTGCAACGCTGGAGGGTGAAGCCTCACACGGGTCTGTAGCCTGA
- a CDS encoding DUF2550 family protein, with protein MALIVLIVGAVLWWRRRTLLRTPGTFKARFVASPDQIDSQGQGARVILCYNETTVELMTVFSVSPLPRWTAPRHRLDIKRLGPARKEGWVRVRLEDGAKAQELLMDEINVSELATWLESGPSIGIGIWRDEPIRRQRRRFF; from the coding sequence GTGGCGCTGATCGTCCTGATCGTGGGCGCAGTGCTCTGGTGGAGGAGACGTACGCTCCTACGGACCCCTGGCACGTTTAAGGCCAGATTCGTGGCTTCCCCGGATCAGATCGACTCACAGGGGCAAGGTGCCCGCGTGATCCTCTGCTACAACGAGACCACGGTAGAACTGATGACAGTATTCTCCGTGAGTCCGTTGCCTCGCTGGACGGCTCCACGCCATCGTTTGGACATTAAGCGTCTCGGACCAGCGCGCAAAGAAGGCTGGGTCCGCGTGCGTTTAGAAGACGGTGCGAAGGCGCAGGAACTGCTCATGGATGAGATCAACGTCTCCGAATTGGCTACGTGGTTGGAGTCCGGCCCGTCCATCGGAATCGGTATCTGGCGGGATGAACCGATCCGACGGCAACGGCGTCGTTTCTTCTGA
- the nucS gene encoding endonuclease NucS, whose translation MRLVIADCSVTYRGRLNAHLPRASRLLMIKADGAVLVHSDGGSYKPLNWMSPPATLRETEPDEALSGQGVQSVWTVSAQKTDDQLIIHLFATHHDSSHELGQDPGLIKDGVEADLQRLLAEQITTLGDGYSLVRREYMTAIGPVDIVARNAEGATVAVELKRRGDIDGVEQLTRYVELLNRDPLLAPVQGVFAAQQIKPQARTLAEDRGFRCVTLDYDALRGVDDADARLF comes from the coding sequence GTGCGATTGGTGATAGCAGACTGTTCAGTGACGTATCGAGGCCGACTCAACGCCCATCTTCCACGGGCAAGTCGCCTGTTGATGATCAAGGCAGACGGCGCTGTCCTGGTGCACTCCGACGGCGGTTCCTACAAGCCGCTGAACTGGATGAGCCCTCCGGCCACCTTGCGCGAAACTGAACCCGATGAAGCATTATCTGGACAAGGCGTCCAGTCGGTCTGGACCGTCTCCGCACAGAAAACCGATGACCAACTGATCATCCATCTTTTCGCGACCCATCATGATTCTTCCCACGAACTGGGACAGGACCCGGGACTGATCAAGGACGGTGTGGAAGCCGACCTGCAGCGATTGCTGGCCGAGCAGATCACTACCCTGGGTGATGGCTACAGCTTGGTCCGCCGCGAGTACATGACCGCTATTGGTCCGGTCGATATTGTGGCCCGGAATGCCGAAGGCGCCACCGTGGCCGTGGAGCTGAAACGGCGCGGTGACATCGACGGCGTGGAGCAGCTCACCCGCTATGTCGAGCTGCTGAATCGCGATCCCCTGCTGGCGCCCGTCCAAGGGGTGTTCGCCGCACAGCAGATCAAACCGCAGGCCCGCACTCTTGCCGAGGACCGCGGTTTCCGGTGCGTGACGCTGGACTACGATGCGCTACGCGGTGTTGACGACGCCGATGCTCGACTCTTCTGA